Below is a window of Candidatus Eisenbacteria bacterium DNA.
CGCGGCGCCGAGGGCCTCGCAGGCGTCCAGGAGGCGGCCGAGGTTCTCGATGGCGTTCGGACCCGGCCGCACCGCTCCGAACTTGATGAGACAGTTGCCCGTGCCCGCCTCGGTGTTCGGCCCCATGTGGCAGGCGGCAAACGCGGCCAGCTTGGAGCCCTCCCAGAGGAGGACGGTGTCGCCAAGATTCTGCTCGGCGATCGCCCGGACTTCGACGCTTGCGTCGAGGCCGGCGTAGATCGCGTCCGTCACCTCGCCACACTCCTTGTAGAGGGGCTCACGCTCACCCGGCGAGACCGCAGAGAATTTCCACCGTCCATCGCCCGGCGCACGGCCCTCCTTGATCGGCCTACCCATGATGGCAGTGAGATAGCGCGGCCAGAAATCGTAACGCTGGTAAAGCGCGATGTGCTTGGGGCTGTGCGCGAACGTGAAGAGCCCACGATGCGTGCACTCCCAGCTCAAGAACCTCTCCATGACCGGATCGAGGAGCTTCTGCCCAACGCCCTTGTCCCAGAGATCTGGCCGCACGGTCAGGGGACCGAAGAAGCCCACGGTGCCCCATTTCGTCGCGAAATTGGATCCGACAACCTCGCCTCGGAGCTCAGCCGTGAAGGCAGCCGTGGGATCGGCCTTGAACCGCGAGCGGACGAATCCTGCATCGCCCATGAACTGCTTCGGATCGGGCATACCCAGGAACGTTCCGAACGCCACTCGAAAGATCTGATCGGCAACCGCGACGTCTGCGTCGCGCATGGATCGAACCGTCACATCCATAGCTCCCTCCGCCAAATCCGCACGTGCCCGCGACAAAGGGGGCGGCTAGACTGAACCCGGCATGCCTCCACCCGGTACCTTTCACTCACGCAGGGCGCCCGCATGAGCAATGAAGTCCGGAAGCAGATGGCGCACGGCGTGAAGTGGATGGTCCTGTTCAAGATGGCCGAACGCAGTCTCGGCTTCATCAGCACGCTGATCCTGGTGCGCCTGCTCTCGCCGGCCGACTTTGGAATCACCGCGATGGCCGTATCGTTCATCGCCATGGCTGAAACGGTTACCTCGTTCAGCTTCGACCTCAATCTCATCCAGAACCAGAACGCCACCGAGGAGCACTACCATACTGCCTGGACCTGCAACGTGCTGCTGGGGCTTTCCATCACGCTGATGATGCTCGCAGCCGCACCCGCGATCGCGAGTTTCTACAAGCACCCCGAGCTGTTCTGGGTCGTATGCGCCTTGGCGTTAGGGCCACTGATCTCGGGCTGCGAAAACATCGGAGTCGTGGCGTTCCGCAAGGACATGCGATTCAAGCGTGAGTTCGCCTTCCAGTTGAGCCGCAAGATAGTCGGCTTCCTGGTCGTAGTGCCCCTCGCCTACACCCTTCGCAACTACTGGGCGCTGGTCGTCGGAATCCTGACATCGAAGTTCATCGGGACCACGATCAGTTACCTGGTGCACCCGTTCCGCCCGCGCTACTCGCTGGCCGAGGTGCGCGGGCTGCTGGGATTCTCCAAATGGATGCTGATCCTCAACGTCCTCAGCTTCCTGAAGGAGGGCATGTCGAATTTTGTTCTGGGGCGCCTGCTCGGCGCGGCGCCGCTGGGTGTTTACAACGTCAGCTACGAAATCGCCAGCATGCCGACGACCGAGCTCTCGGCCCCGATCAACCGCGCACTGGTCCCCGGATTCGCCCGCATCGCCCAAGACCCGGAATCGACGCGGACCACCTACAGCACCGCGATGGGAATACTGGCGTTGGTCGCGGTTCCTGCTGCCACGGGCATCTTTGCCATGGCGCCTTACATCGTTCCGGTACTGCTGGGGCCGAAATGGCTCGCCGGCATCCCCGTCATGGAAATTCTCGCCTTCAGTGGTGGGCTCGGCTTGTTTCACTCGTCGATGGGCGCCGTGCTGATCGCGACCGGCCGCCCAGACCGTGCCACCAAAACCACGGGCTTGTTCGTCGCGGTGCTGATGGCCCTGCTCGCACTGCTGGTCCCGGGCTACGGACTAAGAGGCGCCGCGTACGCCATGCTGACCGCATCGATCCTGACCACGCCTGTGTTCCTGTACCAGACTTGGCGCGGAATCGGGGTTCCCGCAACGGTGTTCCTCGCGGCAGCGGCGCGTCCCGTTCTTGCCTCCCTCGCCATGGCGGCACTGCTGCGCTATTGCCTGCCCGAATGGACCCCCGTCATGAGCCCGCCGGTCGCGATCGGCTGGACCGTCGGGGGGATTGCACTCGGGATCGCCGCCTACGCACTGGGCATACTGCTCCTGTGGCTCGCCGCGCGGCGTCCCGCGGGCGCGGAGCGCGCCTTGGCCGAGTGGCTGCGGCAGCGGCTCGTGAGACGCGGCTAGCGCAAGCACTCCGCGTGATCGCCGCTCAGCGGACGGTTACCCGCCTAGGTCCTCGGGGCAAATCGCACAAGGTGCATGCTGTAGGTCAGATACCTGGCGCCGTAGGGGGAGAGGATACTTTTCACGTGATACCGCCACGCGGCGCGGTAGTCTCCGTCCGCTCTCTCCCAATCCGAAAGGAAATGGAGGCTTGCGGCATATTTTTGCGCGAGACTCCGCTTGATGTGGGCCGGAGGATTCAGCGCCATCATCCTGCGGATCCCGTCGGGGGCACCTTCCAAGTAATGCTTCGTTCTCGAGAGTTGCTCTGGAACGTCGCGATGCCAGCGGTACGTAGGCTCGTCGATGAAGTGTAGCTTCCTGGTCAGAGCCAGCTTCATCGCCATATAGGTGAGCTCCATGGAACGTGGCAGCTCAAGGTAGCTCGGCGGAACACGGTCGGTGCGACACAGGATCGAGCCCGGGTTCAGCCAAGCGTATTCCATGAGGCTGCTCAAAGGATCCCGGCAAAAGGTCGAGAACGCCGGGTAATGGAGCGAGTCCT
It encodes the following:
- a CDS encoding GNAT family N-acetyltransferase, whose protein sequence is MPDPKQFMGDAGFVRSRFKADPTAAFTAELRGEVVGSNFATKWGTVGFFGPLTVRPDLWDKGVGQKLLDPVMERFLSWECTHRGLFTFAHSPKHIALYQRYDFWPRYLTAIMGRPIKEGRAPGDGRWKFSAVSPGEREPLYKECGEVTDAIYAGLDASVEVRAIAEQNLGDTVLLWEGSKLAAFAACHMGPNTEAGTGNCLIKFGAVRPGPNAIENLGRLLDACEALGAAAGCKVLVAGGNMGRLTQYRTMLSVGFRNDLVGVAMEHKGQPGYNRPDALVIDDWR
- a CDS encoding lipopolysaccharide biosynthesis protein translates to MSNEVRKQMAHGVKWMVLFKMAERSLGFISTLILVRLLSPADFGITAMAVSFIAMAETVTSFSFDLNLIQNQNATEEHYHTAWTCNVLLGLSITLMMLAAAPAIASFYKHPELFWVVCALALGPLISGCENIGVVAFRKDMRFKREFAFQLSRKIVGFLVVVPLAYTLRNYWALVVGILTSKFIGTTISYLVHPFRPRYSLAEVRGLLGFSKWMLILNVLSFLKEGMSNFVLGRLLGAAPLGVYNVSYEIASMPTTELSAPINRALVPGFARIAQDPESTRTTYSTAMGILALVAVPAATGIFAMAPYIVPVLLGPKWLAGIPVMEILAFSGGLGLFHSSMGAVLIATGRPDRATKTTGLFVAVLMALLALLVPGYGLRGAAYAMLTASILTTPVFLYQTWRGIGVPATVFLAAAARPVLASLAMAALLRYCLPEWTPVMSPPVAIGWTVGGIALGIAAYALGILLLWLAARRPAGAERALAEWLRQRLVRRG
- a CDS encoding glycosyltransferase family 2 protein, giving the protein MKPIASIIIPTTANASRAPFLRRAIRSLLSGQGGLVLPLVVVNGSSYLPEFLDELRRWPDIRCLYIERAGTTGARLAARRVVDTEFFGMLDDDDEYLTGGIGSQVRPMLTDPSVDAVVANGYRCENGEDSLHYPAFSTFCRDPLSSLMEYAWLNPGSILCRTDRVPPSYLELPRSMELTYMAMKLALTRKLHFIDEPTYRWHRDVPEQLSRTKHYLEGAPDGIRRMMALNPPAHIKRSLAQKYAASLHFLSDWERADGDYRAAWRYHVKSILSPYGARYLTYSMHLVRFAPRT